The proteins below are encoded in one region of Bacillota bacterium:
- a CDS encoding DUF192 domain-containing protein, giving the protein MELYNVTRQVTLASQVELANTFWRRCRGLLGRPEMPHGSGLLLTPCRAIHTCFMRFAIDVLFVDREFQVLFVIEEMQPFVISPKIPEAKMVIELPAGTVRSSNTRVGDLLKLTALIK; this is encoded by the coding sequence GTGGAGCTTTACAATGTGACCAGGCAGGTGACGCTGGCCAGTCAGGTGGAATTGGCCAATACTTTTTGGCGGCGCTGCCGGGGATTACTGGGACGACCGGAGATGCCGCACGGGTCGGGCTTGCTCCTTACTCCCTGCCGGGCAATTCACACTTGTTTCATGCGGTTTGCCATTGACGTCTTGTTTGTAGACAGAGAATTCCAGGTCCTCTTTGTGATAGAAGAGATGCAGCCATTTGTGATCAGCCCCAAGATTCCCGAGGCGAAGATGGTGATCGAACTACCGGCGGGGACAGTCCGCTCTTCTAACACCCGGGTTGGCGACCTCCTGAAACTCACCGCCCTGATTAAGTAA
- a CDS encoding flagellar protein FlgN: protein MQETVAQLTEIMRQQHQLYRKLAGLARAKQQHIIEGNLQELEKANQLEEQLVIQGLRLEDGRRDCQTRLAELFGLSADELTVTSLLEKLPPEQAKPLFNLRDDLMRTVTELQETNRENASLLRQAMDWVEYTLRLLTEPQGDGVYTAEAAADKPSCQEARILDVKV from the coding sequence GTGCAAGAAACCGTTGCGCAACTGACCGAGATTATGCGCCAGCAGCATCAGCTTTACCGCAAACTGGCCGGCTTGGCCCGGGCGAAACAGCAGCACATCATCGAGGGTAATCTCCAAGAACTGGAGAAGGCGAACCAATTAGAAGAGCAGCTGGTGATCCAGGGGTTGCGTTTGGAGGACGGGCGGCGGGACTGTCAGACCAGACTGGCCGAGCTGTTCGGCCTGTCAGCCGATGAACTGACGGTGACCAGTCTCCTGGAAAAATTGCCGCCCGAGCAGGCTAAACCTTTATTTAACCTGCGCGACGATTTGATGCGGACTGTCACTGAACTCCAGGAGACAAACCGGGAAAACGCCAGTCTGCTCCGGCAGGCCATGGACTGGGTCGAGTACACCTTGCGCTTGTTAACTGAGCCCCAGGGGGATGGCGTCTACACGGCGGAAGCGGCGGCGGATAAACCATCGTGCCAGGAGGCCAGAATTCTGGATGTGAAGGTGTAG
- the csrA gene encoding carbon storage regulator CsrA: MLVLSRKLNESIMIGDEIEVTVVEIQGDQVRLGVQAPRSVRVYRREVYQAIQEQNRAAALSVPGPGKIDQLLQEIAREIKNEKKDE, from the coding sequence ATGCTTGTCTTGTCCAGAAAACTGAACGAAAGCATCATGATCGGCGATGAAATCGAAGTGACGGTGGTGGAGATCCAGGGCGACCAGGTGCGCCTGGGTGTGCAGGCGCCCCGTTCGGTGCGTGTCTACCGGCGCGAAGTCTACCAGGCCATCCAGGAGCAGAACCGGGCGGCCGCTCTGTCTGTACCCGGACCGGGTAAAATTGATCAACTGCTGCAAGAAATAGCCAGAGAGATAAAAAACGAGAAAAAAGATGAATGA
- the flgL gene encoding flagellar hook-associated protein FlgL, giving the protein MVMRITNNMMVNNLMRNLYRNMNVLDETEEKLASGRTVQVPSDNPIAVTNTLRWRTNLAEVNEYLEKVREAGNWLNTADSALDSLTSILQRVRELTVYGANGSLAPTDRAAIAKEVDQLAEQVGQIANTTYGAKYIFGGTNTTAPPYDPTTYDLSTGTGWQGNDQEFRLEVAQGALLTVNSPGSVIFNGTGGTPRLFKVLKDLSDNLVSGDTAGLNQRLQEIDQNIDNVLNERAVVGAKLNRLELHQTRLEDLEKNYTELLAQSEDADLAEVIMNLKMQENVYRASLAAGARIIQPTLVDFLR; this is encoded by the coding sequence ATGGTCATGCGGATTACGAACAACATGATGGTGAATAACCTGATGCGCAACCTGTACCGGAACATGAACGTGCTGGACGAGACGGAAGAAAAATTGGCTTCGGGGCGCACAGTGCAGGTGCCTTCCGACAATCCGATCGCGGTGACGAATACCTTGCGCTGGCGGACCAACCTGGCCGAGGTCAACGAATATCTGGAGAAGGTGCGCGAGGCCGGCAACTGGCTGAATACAGCGGACAGCGCCCTGGACAGCCTGACCAGCATCCTGCAGCGGGTGCGGGAACTGACGGTCTACGGCGCCAACGGCAGTCTGGCACCGACGGACCGGGCGGCGATCGCCAAAGAGGTGGACCAGCTGGCCGAGCAGGTGGGACAGATCGCGAACACCACCTATGGCGCCAAGTACATATTCGGTGGCACTAACACCACGGCGCCACCCTATGACCCGACGACCTATGACTTAAGTACAGGGACGGGCTGGCAGGGGAACGACCAGGAATTCCGGCTGGAAGTGGCCCAGGGGGCGCTGCTGACGGTGAATTCGCCGGGGAGCGTGATTTTTAACGGTACGGGAGGCACGCCACGGCTTTTCAAGGTGCTCAAAGACCTGTCGGATAACCTGGTGAGCGGAGATACTGCCGGGCTTAACCAGCGTTTGCAGGAAATTGACCAGAACATTGATAATGTTTTAAATGAGCGGGCAGTGGTCGGGGCGAAGCTCAACCGCCTGGAACTGCACCAGACGCGCTTAGAAGACCTGGAGAAAAACTATACGGAGTTGCTGGCCCAGAGCGAAGACGCTGACCTGGCGGAAGTGATCATGAACCTGAAGATGCAGGAAAACGTCTACCGGGCCTCGCTGGCCGCGGGGGCGCGGATCATCCAGCCGACCCTGGTGGATTTTTTGCGGTAG
- the flgM gene encoding flagellar biosynthesis anti-sigma factor FlgM translates to MIISSNQINHFLKIYGQQMKVNAPGRKEAPGGTGKADELVLSEQGKAIQLAAQKVRETPDIREDRVRELKEAIEKGAYSVSSEEIAEKLLGRRLVDELV, encoded by the coding sequence ATGATCATTTCCAGTAACCAAATTAATCATTTCTTGAAAATTTACGGTCAGCAGATGAAGGTTAACGCCCCGGGCCGGAAGGAGGCGCCTGGGGGGACGGGGAAAGCCGATGAGCTGGTACTATCCGAACAGGGAAAGGCCATTCAACTGGCGGCCCAGAAGGTCCGGGAGACCCCGGACATCCGTGAGGACCGGGTCAGGGAATTGAAAGAAGCGATCGAGAAAGGCGCGTATTCCGTTTCCAGTGAAGAGATCGCGGAGAAGCTGTTGGGCCGACGACTGGTGGATGAATTGGTTTAA
- a CDS encoding type II secretion system F family protein: MWLVTCSAGLTASLFTLAFWQYLYRERLAVLSRLNQWQRNTEQREEVYEKLNQPFADRVIRPFLRKMAGRMEKLMPSRKRAGLQHKLAMAGNPGNLSANEFLAIQYGLGLLAVAVALATIPWHWRLSAGLLLTALVAGLAVLGPEIYLRFRTQQRQEELVKRLPDVLDLLTVSVEAGLAFDGALQKVIEKTDGVLAAEFGRLLQEIRMGKPRREALRDLADRTGVDDLTTFVGAMVQADQLGVSIGNVLRLQSEQMRRQRRQRAEEKAMKAPIKMLFPLVLFIFPTIFIVLLGPAVLQMLKVFGR, translated from the coding sequence ATTTGGCTTGTTACCTGCAGTGCAGGCCTGACCGCGTCGCTCTTTACTCTGGCCTTCTGGCAGTACCTGTACCGCGAACGTCTGGCTGTTTTATCCCGCTTAAACCAGTGGCAGCGTAACACTGAGCAGCGGGAAGAGGTTTATGAAAAGTTGAACCAGCCTTTTGCCGACCGGGTAATTCGCCCCTTCCTGAGGAAAATGGCCGGCCGCATGGAGAAGCTGATGCCGTCCAGGAAGAGGGCGGGGCTTCAGCACAAGCTGGCCATGGCCGGCAACCCGGGCAATTTGTCAGCCAACGAGTTTCTGGCTATCCAGTACGGTTTAGGGCTGCTCGCGGTGGCGGTCGCGTTGGCGACTATCCCCTGGCACTGGCGCCTGAGCGCTGGTTTGCTCTTGACTGCCCTGGTGGCTGGGTTGGCTGTTTTAGGCCCAGAAATTTACCTGCGTTTCCGGACCCAACAACGGCAGGAAGAACTGGTCAAACGTTTGCCCGATGTGCTGGATTTACTCACGGTGAGCGTGGAGGCGGGTTTAGCTTTTGACGGGGCTTTACAGAAGGTTATCGAAAAAACTGACGGGGTGCTGGCGGCTGAATTTGGGCGGCTGCTGCAGGAAATCCGGATGGGTAAACCGCGGCGGGAGGCCTTGCGCGACCTGGCGGACCGCACAGGTGTCGATGACCTGACCACGTTTGTCGGGGCGATGGTCCAGGCCGATCAGTTGGGGGTGAGCATCGGCAATGTTTTACGCCTGCAATCCGAGCAGATGCGCCGGCAGCGGCGGCAGCGGGCGGAGGAAAAAGCGATGAAGGCTCCGATTAAGATGCTGTTCCCGCTGGTACTGTTTATTTTCCCTACTATTTTCATCGTTCTGCTGGGACCCGCGGTACTGCAGATGCTCAAGGTTTTTGGGCGATAG
- a CDS encoding CpaF family protein, with product MSLLKRLEQEKGTARTSVDKGRDRSTPTAVRPDPYQELKQRIHKQIIEELDADFLTTKEKDKRDLDDAQLTAQVESIVNEVIDSQPAFISRTDRQKILNEILDEVFGFGPINPLIQDPTVSEIMVNGPKQVYVERHGRLQLTDITFRDNEHVLHIIEKIVAPLGRRIDESMPMVDARLPDGSRVNAIIPPLALGGPTITIRKFARDPLKIEDLIRFGTLTPEMARFIEACVKARLNLVVSGGTGSGKTTTLNVLSSFIPPDERIITIEDAAELQLHQEHVISLESRPANIEGKGAITIRDLVRNSLRMRPDRIVVGEVRSGEALDMLQAMNTGHDGSLTTAHANSPRDLLARLETMVLMAGMELPVRAIREQIASALDLIVHQSRLRDGSRKITYLTEVQGMEGDVIVLQDIFVYEQQGVDDHGRIIGRFRATGIRPKFIDRLEAAGIKLPAEIFRI from the coding sequence ATGTCTCTACTGAAACGACTGGAACAGGAAAAAGGCACTGCCCGGACAAGCGTAGATAAAGGGCGCGACCGGTCAACCCCGACCGCAGTCCGGCCCGATCCCTACCAGGAGCTGAAGCAGCGGATTCATAAACAGATCATCGAAGAACTGGATGCCGATTTCCTTACCACGAAGGAGAAGGACAAACGGGACCTGGATGATGCTCAGCTAACCGCCCAGGTGGAGAGCATCGTGAATGAGGTGATCGACAGCCAGCCCGCCTTTATTTCCCGCACCGACCGGCAGAAGATCTTAAATGAGATCCTGGACGAGGTCTTTGGTTTTGGCCCGATCAATCCCCTGATTCAGGACCCGACGGTCTCGGAGATCATGGTCAATGGGCCGAAGCAGGTCTACGTTGAGCGGCATGGGCGACTCCAGCTGACGGATATCACCTTCCGGGACAACGAGCACGTCCTGCACATCATCGAGAAGATTGTCGCTCCCCTCGGCCGGCGGATCGATGAGAGTATGCCGATGGTGGACGCCCGGCTGCCGGATGGTTCGCGGGTCAACGCGATTATTCCCCCTTTAGCTTTAGGTGGTCCAACAATCACGATTCGCAAGTTTGCCCGTGACCCCCTCAAGATCGAAGATCTGATTCGGTTTGGCACCCTGACCCCCGAGATGGCCAGGTTTATCGAGGCTTGTGTTAAGGCCAGGCTTAACCTGGTAGTTTCCGGCGGGACTGGTTCGGGTAAGACGACAACGCTCAATGTCCTGTCCTCTTTTATTCCGCCTGATGAGCGGATTATCACCATTGAGGATGCGGCTGAACTTCAGTTGCACCAGGAACACGTCATCAGTCTGGAAAGCCGCCCGGCGAACATTGAAGGGAAAGGGGCGATCACCATCCGCGACCTGGTGCGCAACTCCCTGCGGATGCGGCCCGACCGGATCGTGGTGGGCGAGGTGCGCAGTGGTGAGGCTCTGGACATGCTGCAGGCGATGAACACGGGGCATGATGGTTCGCTGACTACCGCGCACGCCAACTCTCCCCGGGATTTGCTAGCTCGCCTGGAGACGATGGTGCTGATGGCGGGGATGGAGCTGCCGGTGCGGGCGATCAGGGAACAGATCGCCTCGGCGCTTGACCTGATCGTCCACCAGAGCCGCCTGCGTGACGGCAGCCGCAAAATAACCTATTTGACCGAAGTCCAGGGGATGGAGGGCGATGTGATCGTCCTGCAGGATATTTTTGTGTACGAGCAGCAGGGGGTTGATGACCACGGGCGGATCATCGGCCGTTTCCGGGCCACCGGTATTCGGCCAAAATTTATCGACCGTCTGGAGGCGGCCGGGATCAAGCTGCCGGCGGAGATTTTTCGGATATAG
- a CDS encoding ComF family protein, whose product MNTLWEALLELIYPHPVNCPFCDRVLSSLGPVPCCADCARELAHQRAGPICRRCGKFLHGELGPFSQPLFCLDCQMSRPTYTLARAVGPYEGRLKEVVHRLKYQKKRWLARPLGQLIAEAVQGEPAFGAAEVVVPVPLHQAKYRRRGFNQAELLGQTLARELGLPFGKGALVRLIDTPAQTELGREERQHNLTGAFAVKQPTMVREKRVLLVDDVLTTGSTAGECSRVLMEAGARQVLVAVVAAGRGK is encoded by the coding sequence ATGAACACCCTCTGGGAGGCCTTGCTTGAGCTGATTTATCCGCACCCTGTAAACTGTCCTTTCTGTGACCGGGTCCTGTCCTCCCTGGGCCCTGTACCCTGTTGTGCTGATTGCGCCCGGGAACTGGCGCACCAGCGGGCCGGGCCGATCTGTCGACGATGCGGTAAGTTTCTTCACGGGGAACTGGGGCCATTTTCTCAGCCGTTATTTTGCCTTGATTGTCAAATGTCCCGGCCTACCTACACCCTGGCGCGAGCGGTTGGTCCTTATGAAGGCCGTCTCAAAGAGGTTGTGCATCGACTGAAGTACCAGAAAAAACGCTGGCTGGCCAGACCATTGGGCCAATTAATAGCGGAAGCCGTGCAGGGAGAGCCCGCGTTCGGTGCGGCCGAGGTGGTCGTCCCGGTTCCCTTGCATCAGGCCAAATACCGGCGGCGCGGCTTCAATCAAGCGGAGCTGCTAGGTCAAACTTTGGCCAGGGAATTGGGTTTGCCGTTTGGGAAGGGGGCCCTGGTGCGGTTGATTGATACCCCGGCGCAGACGGAGTTGGGGAGAGAAGAACGCCAGCATAACTTGACCGGTGCCTTTGCCGTGAAACAGCCGACGATGGTCAGGGAGAAAAGGGTATTATTGGTTGATGATGTGCTGACTACTGGTTCAACCGCGGGCGAGTGCAGCCGGGTGCTGATGGAGGCTGGCGCACGTCAAGTGCTGGTGGCCGTGGTTGCGGCGGGGCGTGGGAAATAA
- the flgK gene encoding flagellar hook-associated protein FlgK, translating to MSFFGLEIGRKAVITQQAALNVTGHNIANANTPGFTRQEAVLVATPPVNDLTTGIGQMGTGVTIEQIRRLRDNFADAQYRKENTTAGYWASKQEALDKVELIINEPSDSGLRSVMDQFWVSLQKLSESPESRAARSTVIQSAIALAETFHHMDKQYQELQEDLNQSVEVQVREVNSLATQIADLNQQILNIKVSGQEPNDLYDQRDYLIDQLTRLVDVQIRVEQSGLVNIYLGGRVLVHDVQAYGVIAKRDESDPRGFYNMVWAVDEQPVDLRGGSIKGLIEARGTWDGTKHTGMVPDLRQKLDALAEAITKKMNEVHEQGYGLDTSTGGVYEHVKLFKEPADFPGDTFVSWASFIDLNPAVRDNLDKLAAATQVETLPDGNVRGQPGDGSNALALAALKHDVTMMGNASFDDYWRSAVAQIGVDAQEARRMCKNQEVLLQQLDNKRQQTAGVSIDEEMTNMIRFQHAYGAAARLITAVDEMLEILISRLGVVGR from the coding sequence ATGAGTTTTTTCGGTTTGGAAATCGGCCGGAAAGCAGTTATTACCCAGCAGGCAGCCCTGAATGTGACGGGGCACAACATTGCTAACGCGAATACACCGGGGTTCACGCGGCAGGAGGCGGTGCTGGTGGCCACTCCCCCGGTCAATGATTTGACGACCGGGATTGGCCAGATGGGCACCGGGGTGACGATTGAGCAGATCCGCCGCCTGCGGGACAATTTTGCCGACGCCCAGTACCGAAAAGAGAATACCACAGCCGGCTACTGGGCCAGCAAGCAGGAGGCCCTGGACAAGGTGGAATTGATTATCAATGAACCTTCCGACAGTGGCCTGCGCAGCGTGATGGACCAATTCTGGGTGTCGCTGCAGAAACTTTCTGAGTCACCCGAGAGCCGGGCTGCGCGTTCCACGGTGATCCAGAGCGCCATTGCCCTGGCAGAAACTTTCCACCACATGGACAAGCAGTACCAGGAACTGCAGGAGGACCTGAACCAGTCGGTGGAGGTCCAGGTGCGGGAGGTTAATTCCCTGGCGACGCAAATCGCCGACTTGAACCAGCAGATCCTGAATATTAAAGTATCAGGACAGGAGCCGAACGACCTGTACGACCAGCGTGACTATCTGATTGACCAACTGACGCGGTTAGTGGATGTCCAAATCCGGGTGGAACAATCGGGGTTGGTCAATATTTATCTTGGCGGCCGGGTGCTGGTGCACGATGTTCAGGCTTACGGTGTGATCGCCAAACGTGACGAGAGTGATCCCCGCGGATTTTACAACATGGTCTGGGCGGTCGATGAGCAGCCGGTTGATCTGCGGGGTGGGAGCATAAAAGGATTGATCGAGGCGCGCGGCACCTGGGACGGGACGAAACATACGGGGATGGTCCCCGACCTGCGCCAGAAACTCGATGCCCTGGCGGAAGCCATCACGAAAAAGATGAACGAGGTTCATGAACAGGGGTACGGATTGGACACCAGTACCGGCGGGGTGTACGAACACGTGAAGCTGTTTAAGGAGCCGGCGGATTTTCCAGGGGATACCTTTGTGTCGTGGGCGTCATTCATTGACCTGAACCCGGCGGTCAGGGATAACCTCGATAAACTGGCGGCGGCGACCCAGGTTGAAACATTACCCGACGGCAATGTCCGTGGCCAGCCGGGTGATGGCAGCAATGCCCTGGCCCTGGCGGCCTTGAAACACGATGTGACGATGATGGGTAATGCGTCATTTGACGACTACTGGCGCTCGGCGGTGGCCCAGATCGGGGTGGATGCTCAAGAGGCCAGGCGAATGTGCAAAAACCAGGAGGTTTTGCTGCAACAGCTGGACAACAAGCGGCAGCAGACGGCGGGGGTGTCCATCGACGAGGAGATGACCAACATGATCCGGTTCCAACATGCTTATGGAGCCGCGGCCCGGCTGATCACCGCGGTGGACGAGATGCTGGAGATCCTGATCAGCCGGCTGGGCGTAGTGGGAAGGTAG
- a CDS encoding flagellar assembly protein FliW yields the protein MLIQTRHFGEIEVDETRIIEFPAGLPGFADTRRYVLLPHGDDSPFYFLQSLERSEVAFVVTWPQRFFPDYQPVIPPDELEEIGLTAGDGEVEVLVILTVPADPRLMTANLLAPVVINVAARRARQVILNGSGYTTRHCVFPESAATAETVAVGSPARAGEVRACVGG from the coding sequence ATGCTGATCCAGACGCGCCACTTTGGCGAGATTGAGGTTGATGAAACCAGAATAATTGAATTTCCCGCCGGGCTACCCGGTTTTGCGGACACCCGCCGGTATGTCCTGCTGCCGCACGGGGATGACAGCCCTTTTTACTTCCTGCAGTCGCTGGAACGATCCGAGGTGGCGTTTGTTGTGACCTGGCCGCAGCGTTTTTTCCCTGATTATCAGCCGGTGATCCCACCGGACGAACTGGAGGAAATTGGCCTGACGGCAGGAGACGGGGAGGTGGAGGTCCTGGTTATCCTGACGGTACCGGCCGACCCGCGGTTGATGACGGCCAACCTCCTGGCCCCGGTGGTAATTAACGTGGCGGCCAGACGGGCCCGGCAGGTCATCTTGAACGGGAGCGGCTACACGACCCGCCATTGTGTCTTTCCTGAGTCGGCGGCTACTGCGGAGACAGTGGCAGTCGGTTCGCCAGCGCGGGCGGGGGAAGTGAGGGCCTGTGTCGGGGGCTAA
- a CDS encoding type II secretion system F family protein, producing MLIGIITVFAFLTATMLAIALFGLIGARRQAIHERLRRYTAGQTTPARPRGDLPRQKKLTWRALLRQASQIFAARAFTRRIEQELMRADIPLRGEEFILLNLLAGLGALGLGWLLTENIASATVLGVLGWLVPPLLVGRARARRLVRFNQQLGEALTVMTNSLRAGYSFLQAMEMVSREMPAPIADEFGLVLREINLGTTTEEALLNLHKRVASDDLDLIVTAVLIQRQVGGNLAEVLDNISLTIRERIRIKGEIRTLTAQGRISGLIIGLLPLGVVGMILLINPGYIKPLFTEPLGNAIVVAGIVSEIVGAMLIKKIVNIEV from the coding sequence ATGCTGATCGGGATCATTACCGTTTTTGCTTTTCTCACCGCGACCATGCTGGCCATCGCCCTGTTCGGGTTAATCGGGGCCCGGCGACAGGCGATCCATGAGCGGCTGCGGCGATATACTGCGGGGCAGACCACGCCGGCGCGTCCCCGAGGTGACCTTCCCCGGCAAAAAAAGTTAACCTGGCGCGCCTTGCTCCGGCAGGCCAGCCAGATTTTCGCGGCGCGTGCCTTCACCCGCCGGATCGAGCAGGAGTTGATGCGGGCCGACATCCCGCTGCGCGGCGAGGAATTTATCCTGCTCAACCTGCTGGCGGGTCTGGGGGCTCTGGGGTTGGGCTGGCTGCTGACCGAAAACATAGCTTCAGCGACTGTGCTGGGGGTGCTGGGCTGGCTGGTTCCCCCGCTGCTGGTCGGCCGGGCCAGGGCCAGACGGTTGGTCAGGTTTAACCAGCAGCTCGGCGAGGCGCTGACCGTGATGACCAATTCACTCCGTGCTGGTTACAGTTTCCTCCAGGCGATGGAGATGGTCAGCCGGGAGATGCCGGCGCCGATCGCTGATGAATTCGGGCTTGTCCTGCGGGAAATAAACCTGGGGACAACCACCGAAGAAGCGTTGCTGAATCTGCATAAAAGGGTGGCCAGCGACGACCTGGATCTGATCGTGACTGCGGTCCTGATTCAGCGGCAGGTGGGGGGGAATCTGGCGGAGGTTTTGGATAACATTTCCTTGACCATCCGGGAACGCATCCGGATTAAAGGGGAAATCCGGACTTTAACCGCCCAGGGACGAATTTCCGGACTGATTATCGGCTTGTTACCTCTGGGAGTGGTCGGGATGATTCTATTAATCAACCCTGGTTATATTAAGCCACTGTTCACCGAACCGCTGGGGAACGCGATCGTGGTGGCCGGGATTGTTTCCGAGATCGTGGGGGCTATGTTGATCAAGAAAATTGTCAATATCGAGGTATGA
- the codY gene encoding GTP-sensing pleiotropic transcriptional regulator CodY: MEGLLQKTRILNKSIQHQSEQPADFDEMARTLSELTEAAVYILDDQGQKLGYYKWPGVPRPELDGRICDQRGIKPEYMEWLSNFNEVAVNYPLVEAFLTIIPIHSGQKRLGTLGLVKRKAFSTEDTILAEHGAAVIGLEILRQISERNERENRKREAVAQALAVLSYSEIEAVKYIFKELEGDEGFVVAIRLADKYMLTRSVIVNALRKLESAGVIQARSLGMKGTYIKVLNEYLYEQLAKME; this comes from the coding sequence CTGGAAGGACTGTTGCAGAAAACCCGGATTTTAAACAAAAGCATCCAACACCAATCGGAGCAACCAGCGGATTTTGATGAAATGGCCCGGACCCTGAGCGAGTTGACAGAAGCGGCAGTCTATATATTGGATGACCAGGGGCAGAAGCTGGGATACTATAAATGGCCCGGCGTTCCGCGCCCAGAACTGGATGGACGCATCTGCGACCAAAGAGGAATCAAGCCCGAGTATATGGAGTGGCTGTCTAATTTTAATGAAGTCGCGGTCAACTACCCCTTAGTCGAGGCTTTTCTGACGATCATCCCGATCCACAGCGGACAGAAACGTTTAGGTACACTGGGGCTGGTCAAACGGAAGGCTTTTTCCACCGAGGACACGATCCTGGCCGAGCACGGTGCGGCGGTGATCGGTCTGGAAATCTTGCGCCAGATCAGTGAGCGTAATGAGCGAGAAAACCGGAAGCGAGAAGCGGTAGCGCAGGCTTTGGCGGTACTATCTTATTCCGAAATCGAAGCCGTCAAATATATCTTTAAGGAATTAGAGGGTGACGAAGGGTTTGTCGTCGCGATTCGTCTGGCCGATAAATACATGTTGACGCGCTCCGTGATTGTGAACGCCCTGCGGAAATTGGAGAGTGCGGGCGTAATCCAGGCACGGTCGCTGGGGATGAAGGGAACCTACATCAAGGTTTTGAACGAGTATCTCTACGAGCAACTGGCCAAAATGGAATAG